The nucleotide window AATTTGGGAATAGGAACTCAGGTAGAGGCAAATCAAATATTAGAAGTTTTTGAGAATCTTGTAAATGACTTCGAAAAAAGAAAATACATAAGTAAATTGATGCTCGGGCAAAATTTAAAATTGGGAAAAGAAAGAGTTATTCAATTAATAAAAAATACCATTAATCAATGAAAATAGTAGACCTTTTCGAGACCTATAATCCTTCAGAAAAAAAAATTCATAAACCCTATATAATTGCCGAAGCGGGGGTAAATCATGAAGGCTCAATGGATTTGGCCAGAAGGCTAATTGACGAGGCAGCAGAAGGAGGGGCGCATGCAATTAAATTCCAAACATACAAGGCAGAAACCATTGCTTCTAAAAACAGTCCCTCTTATTGGGATCGGACCAAAGAACCTACTGCTTCTCAATTTGAGCTTTTTAAAAAGTATGATAAGTTTTGGAAAAGTGAATATGAACAATTGAAAAATCATTGTCAAAAAGCAGGAATTGAATTCATGTCTACTCCTTTTGATCAAGAATCGGCTAAGTTTCTCAATGAAATGATGGATGTTTTTAAAATTTCATCCTCTGATATTACCAACTTGCCTTTTATTGATTACCTAACTGATTTTGGTAAGCCAATTATACTATCCTCAGGGGCTTCTTACCTTTGGGAAGTTCAACAGGCAGTAGAAGTTATTGAACAAAAGGGAAACCCTTT belongs to Bacteroidota bacterium and includes:
- a CDS encoding N-acetylneuraminate synthase family protein: MKIVDLFETYNPSEKKIHKPYIIAEAGVNHEGSMDLARRLIDEAAEGGAHAIKFQTYKAETIASKNSPSYWDRTKEPTASQFELFKKYDKFWKSEYEQLKNHCQKAGIEFMSTPFDQESAKFLNEMMDVFKISSSDITNLPFIDYLTDFGKPIILSSGASYLWEVQQAVEVIEQKGNPLCLMHCILNYPTRDENANLGMMLDQKQKFPNAIPGYSDHTLPWNMEVLTTATLLGAVILEKHFTHDKTLPGNDHYHAMDKEDLKHFNKRMDYTFSILGSFKKNPLASEEISRKNARRSLVAALDIKAGTVIQEKHLTWKRPANGISPQFIKEVIGKSTVVDILTDDILQFNMFDFK